In a single window of the Pseudoxanthomonas sp. F37 genome:
- a CDS encoding nuclear transport factor 2 family protein: MASTEKKMRAAALALLLGLAACAPVAPEQRLRERFGQMQAAVEAGQAGDFMEGVSPDFTGESGMDRAALHNLLRVRMLADPHLGVTTGPLDVRVQGDNATIAFDVVLTAGSGRLLPDRARAYRVTTAWRTEDGQWRVHHARWNGAP, encoded by the coding sequence ATGGCGAGCACGGAAAAGAAGATGCGGGCCGCCGCGCTGGCATTGCTGCTGGGCTTGGCGGCGTGCGCACCGGTCGCGCCGGAGCAGAGGCTGCGGGAGCGGTTCGGCCAGATGCAGGCAGCGGTGGAAGCCGGGCAGGCCGGCGACTTCATGGAAGGCGTCAGTCCTGACTTCACCGGCGAGTCCGGGATGGATCGTGCGGCGCTGCACAATCTCCTGCGGGTGCGCATGCTGGCCGACCCGCACCTGGGCGTGACCACCGGGCCACTGGACGTGCGGGTGCAGGGCGACAATGCGACCATCGCGTTCGATGTGGTGCTGACCGCGGGCAGCGGGCGCCTGCTCCCGGATCGGGCACGTGCCTACCGGGTCACGACCGCGTGGCGAACGGAAGACGGCCAGTGGCGCGTCCATCATGCGCGCTGGAACGGGGCGCCTTGA